A genomic window from Paramormyrops kingsleyae isolate MSU_618 chromosome 23, PKINGS_0.4, whole genome shotgun sequence includes:
- the thrb gene encoding thyroid hormone receptor beta isoform X2 encodes MLCESLSLSSSSHCTCLSLPPHTVPVCPFLLTLYPFVPSSSHCTRLSLPPHTVPVCPFLLTLYPFVPSSSHCTRLSLPPHTVPVCPFLLTLYPFVPSSSHCTRLSLRFSPLPSPSTCSLVSVVLDEGKRLAKRKLIEENRERRRREELQKTVWEKPEPTQEEWELIRVVTEAHMTTNAQGNHWKQKRKFLSAVGVTESKPEDIGQAPVLNASEGSKVDIEAFSQFTKIITPAITRVVDFAKKLPMFCELPCEDQIILLKGCCMEIMSLRAAVRYDPESETLTLNGEMAVTRGQLKNGGLGVVSDAIFDLGVSLSSFSLDDSEVALLQAVILLSSDRPGLTSVERIERCQEEFLLAFEHYINYRKHKVAHFWPKLLMKVTDLRMIGACHASRFLHMKVECPTELFPPLFLEVFED; translated from the exons ATGTTGTGCgagtctctctccctctcttcctcctcaCACTGTACCTGTTTGTCCCTTCCTCCTCACACTGTACCCGTTTGTCCCTTCCTCCTCACACTGTACCCGTTTGTCCCTTCCTCCTCACACTGTACCCGTTTGTCCCTTCCTCCTCACACTGTACCCGTTTGTCCCTTCCTCCTCACACTGTACCCGTTTGTCCCTTCCTCCTCACACTGTACCCGTTTGTCCCTTCCTCCTCACACTGTACCCGTTTGTCCCTTCCTCCTCACACTGTACCCGTTTGTCCCTTCCTCCTCACACTGTACCCGTTTGTCCCTGCGATTTTCCCCACTTCCGTCTCCTTCCACCTGCTCCTTGGTCTCAGTGGTGCTGGATGAAGGCAAACGCCTGGCAAAGCGGAAGCTGATCGAGGAAAACCGGGAACGGCGGCGGCGGGAGGAGCTGCAGAAGACCGTGTGGGAGAAACCAGAGCCCACGCAGGAAGAGTGGGAGCTGATCCGCGTGGTGACCGAGGCTCACATGACCACGAACGCCCAGGGCAACCACTGGAAGCAGAAACGCAAATTCCTG AGTGCAGTGGGGGTGACGGAGTCCAAG CCCGAGGACATTGGCCAGGCGCCCGTCCTCAATGCGTCCGAAGGAAGCAAAGTGGACATAGAAGCCTTCAGTCAATTTACAAAAATTATAACCCCAGCTATCACCAGAGTGGTGGACTTTGCCAAAAAGCTCCCAATGTTCTGTGAG CTGCCTTGTGAAGACCAGATCATCCTACTAAAGGGCTGCTGCATGGAGATCATGTCACTGCGGGCTGCCGTGCGCTACGACCCCGAGAGCGAGACGCTGACGCTCAATGGTGAGATGGCCGTGACCCGTGGCCAGCTGAAGAACGGCGGGCTTGGGGTTGTGTCGGACGCCATCTTCGACCTGGGCGTGTCCCTGTCCTCCTTTAGCTTGGATGACTCAGAGGTGGCTCTCCTTCAGGCTGTCATCCTCCTCTCCTCCG ATCGCCCGGGTCTGACGAGCGTGGAAAGGATCGAGCGATGCCAAGAGGAGTTCCTGCTCGCCTTCGAGCACTACATCAACTATCGCAAACACAAGGTGGCGCACTTCTGGCCGAAGC
- the thrb gene encoding thyroid hormone receptor beta isoform X1, translated as MLCESLSLSSSSHCTCLSLPPHTVPVCPFLLTLYPFVPSSSHCTRLSLPPHTVPVCPFLLTLYPFVPSSSHCTRLSLPPHTVPVCPFLLTLYPFVPSSSHCTRLSLRFSPLPSPSTCSLVSVVLDEGKRLAKRKLIEENRERRRREELQKTVWEKPEPTQEEWELIRVVTEAHMTTNAQGNHWKQKRKFLVEEAMLLNEITCNLFYTSDQSAVGVTESKPEDIGQAPVLNASEGSKVDIEAFSQFTKIITPAITRVVDFAKKLPMFCELPCEDQIILLKGCCMEIMSLRAAVRYDPESETLTLNGEMAVTRGQLKNGGLGVVSDAIFDLGVSLSSFSLDDSEVALLQAVILLSSDRPGLTSVERIERCQEEFLLAFEHYINYRKHKVAHFWPKLLMKVTDLRMIGACHASRFLHMKVECPTELFPPLFLEVFED; from the exons ATGTTGTGCgagtctctctccctctcttcctcctcaCACTGTACCTGTTTGTCCCTTCCTCCTCACACTGTACCCGTTTGTCCCTTCCTCCTCACACTGTACCCGTTTGTCCCTTCCTCCTCACACTGTACCCGTTTGTCCCTTCCTCCTCACACTGTACCCGTTTGTCCCTTCCTCCTCACACTGTACCCGTTTGTCCCTTCCTCCTCACACTGTACCCGTTTGTCCCTTCCTCCTCACACTGTACCCGTTTGTCCCTTCCTCCTCACACTGTACCCGTTTGTCCCTTCCTCCTCACACTGTACCCGTTTGTCCCTGCGATTTTCCCCACTTCCGTCTCCTTCCACCTGCTCCTTGGTCTCAGTGGTGCTGGATGAAGGCAAACGCCTGGCAAAGCGGAAGCTGATCGAGGAAAACCGGGAACGGCGGCGGCGGGAGGAGCTGCAGAAGACCGTGTGGGAGAAACCAGAGCCCACGCAGGAAGAGTGGGAGCTGATCCGCGTGGTGACCGAGGCTCACATGACCACGAACGCCCAGGGCAACCACTGGAAGCAGAAACGCAAATTCCTG GTGGAGGAAGCAATGCTACTTAATGAAATAACATGTAATTTATTCTATACTTCTGACCAGAGTGCAGTGGGGGTGACGGAGTCCAAG CCCGAGGACATTGGCCAGGCGCCCGTCCTCAATGCGTCCGAAGGAAGCAAAGTGGACATAGAAGCCTTCAGTCAATTTACAAAAATTATAACCCCAGCTATCACCAGAGTGGTGGACTTTGCCAAAAAGCTCCCAATGTTCTGTGAG CTGCCTTGTGAAGACCAGATCATCCTACTAAAGGGCTGCTGCATGGAGATCATGTCACTGCGGGCTGCCGTGCGCTACGACCCCGAGAGCGAGACGCTGACGCTCAATGGTGAGATGGCCGTGACCCGTGGCCAGCTGAAGAACGGCGGGCTTGGGGTTGTGTCGGACGCCATCTTCGACCTGGGCGTGTCCCTGTCCTCCTTTAGCTTGGATGACTCAGAGGTGGCTCTCCTTCAGGCTGTCATCCTCCTCTCCTCCG ATCGCCCGGGTCTGACGAGCGTGGAAAGGATCGAGCGATGCCAAGAGGAGTTCCTGCTCGCCTTCGAGCACTACATCAACTATCGCAAACACAAGGTGGCGCACTTCTGGCCGAAGC